A single window of Brachyhypopomus gauderio isolate BG-103 chromosome 21, BGAUD_0.2, whole genome shotgun sequence DNA harbors:
- the camk1gb gene encoding calcium/calmodulin-dependent protein kinase IGb isoform X6, whose translation MVKEKKTGKLFAMKCVKKKNKRDVSLDNEIAVLQRIKHENVVGLEDFYESLTHYYLVMQLVSGGELFDRILDRGTYSEKDASLVIRQVLEGVSYLHRNGIVHRDLKPENLLYYSQEENSKIMISDFGLSKMEDNGIMSTACGTPGYVAPEVLAQKPYSKTVDCWSVGVITYILLCGYPPFYEESETQLFSKIMKAQYEFDSPFWDDISESAKDFIHNMMQKNPKLRYTAEQALSHSWILGNTARSQDIYTSVRMQMQKNFAKSKWKQAFNATAAINHMKKLQLAHCEASVKHIQAPSSLPDIKVTSASSPEEHKHKNMAADNLEANSLLSGGHMSLSAGLADMRGQYLSLKVSHREVGHAGTHTAVQMGKQAYHSEPANLNGYGKRGTIHNGENFQTGVCSIM comes from the exons ATGGTGAAGGAGAAAAAAACTGGGAAGCTTTTTGCCATGAAGtgtgtgaagaaaaaaaacaaaagggaTGTCAGCCTGGACAATGAAATCGCTGTACTGCAAAG GATCAAACATGAGAATGTTGTGGGGTTGGAAGATTTCTATGAAAGTCTGACACATTACTATCTCGTCATGCAACT TGTTTCAGGTGGTGAGTTGTTTGACCGGATCTTGGACAGGGGCACGTACTCTGAGAAAGATGCTAGTCTAGTTATCAGACAGGTTCTGGAGGGTGTCAGCTATCTGCACAGGAATGGTATAGTGCACCGTGACCTCAAG CCAGAAAATCTGTTGTACTACAGTCAGGAAGAGAACTCCAAAATAATGATCAGTGACTTTGGCCTTTCCAAGATGGAGGATAACGGCATCATGTCCACAGCCTGTGGCACGCCGGGATACGTGG CCCCCGAGGTTCTGGCTCAGAAACCGTACAGTAAAACAGTGGACTGCTGGTCTGTTGGCGTCATCACCTACATTCT TCTCTGCGGCTATCCCCCTTTCTACGAGGAGTCTGAGACTCAACTCTTCTCTAAAATCATGAAAGCCCAGTATGAGTTTGACTCTCCCTTCTGGGATGACATCTCCGAGTCTG CAAAGGACTTCATCCACaacatgatgcagaaaaatccCAAACTGCGTTACACAGCAGAGCAAGCTCTTAGTCATTCTTG GATCTTGGGAAACACAGCCCGAAGCCAGGATATCTACACGTCTGTCAGGATGCAAATGCAAAAGAACTTTGCCAAGTCCAAATGGAAG CAAGCGTTCAATGCTACAGCTGCCATCAACCACATGAAGAAGCTACAGCTTGCCCACTGTGAGGCATCTGTCAAACACATCCAGGCTCCGTCTTCGCTGCCAGACATCAAAGTCACCTCTGCATCTAGCCCCGAAGAACACAAGCACAAGAACATGGCTGCCGACAATCTGGAAGCCAACAGCTTACTGTCTGGAGGTCACATGAGCCTGTCAGCTGGTCTTGCAGATATGAGAGGTCAATACCTGTCCCTGAAGGTCAGCCACAGGGAGGTGGGCCACGCTGGGACCCACACAGCGGTCCAGATGGGCAAGCAGGCATACCATTCTGAACCAGCTAATCTAAATGG ATATGGAAAGAGAGGCACAATTCACAATGGTGAAAACTTTCAGACAGGTGTCTGCTCCATCATGTGA
- the camk1gb gene encoding calcium/calmodulin-dependent protein kinase IGb isoform X5, with protein sequence MGRKETDFEWKKSTDNIEEVFDFLEVLGSGAFSEVFMVKEKKTGKLFAMKCVKKKNKRDVSLDNEIAVLQRIKHENVVGLEDFYESLTHYYLVMQLVSGGELFDRILDRGTYSEKDASLVIRQVLEGVSYLHRNGIVHRDLKPENLLYYSQEENSKIMISDFGLSKMEDNGIMSTACGTPGYVAPEVLAQKPYSKTVDCWSVGVITYILLCGYPPFYEESETQLFSKIMKAQYEFDSPFWDDISESAKDFIHNMMQKNPKLRYTAEQALSHSWILGNTARSQDIYTSVRMQMQKNFAKSKWKQAFNATAAINHMKKLQLAHCEASVKHIQAPSSLPDIKVTSASSPEEHKHKNMAADNLEANSLLSGGHMSLSAGLADMRGQYLSLKVSHREVGHAGTHTAVQMGKQAYHSEPANLNGYGKRGTIHNGENFQTGVCSIM encoded by the exons AGGAGCTTTCTCTGAGGTCTTCATGGTGAAGGAGAAAAAAACTGGGAAGCTTTTTGCCATGAAGtgtgtgaagaaaaaaaacaaaagggaTGTCAGCCTGGACAATGAAATCGCTGTACTGCAAAG GATCAAACATGAGAATGTTGTGGGGTTGGAAGATTTCTATGAAAGTCTGACACATTACTATCTCGTCATGCAACT TGTTTCAGGTGGTGAGTTGTTTGACCGGATCTTGGACAGGGGCACGTACTCTGAGAAAGATGCTAGTCTAGTTATCAGACAGGTTCTGGAGGGTGTCAGCTATCTGCACAGGAATGGTATAGTGCACCGTGACCTCAAG CCAGAAAATCTGTTGTACTACAGTCAGGAAGAGAACTCCAAAATAATGATCAGTGACTTTGGCCTTTCCAAGATGGAGGATAACGGCATCATGTCCACAGCCTGTGGCACGCCGGGATACGTGG CCCCCGAGGTTCTGGCTCAGAAACCGTACAGTAAAACAGTGGACTGCTGGTCTGTTGGCGTCATCACCTACATTCT TCTCTGCGGCTATCCCCCTTTCTACGAGGAGTCTGAGACTCAACTCTTCTCTAAAATCATGAAAGCCCAGTATGAGTTTGACTCTCCCTTCTGGGATGACATCTCCGAGTCTG CAAAGGACTTCATCCACaacatgatgcagaaaaatccCAAACTGCGTTACACAGCAGAGCAAGCTCTTAGTCATTCTTG GATCTTGGGAAACACAGCCCGAAGCCAGGATATCTACACGTCTGTCAGGATGCAAATGCAAAAGAACTTTGCCAAGTCCAAATGGAAG CAAGCGTTCAATGCTACAGCTGCCATCAACCACATGAAGAAGCTACAGCTTGCCCACTGTGAGGCATCTGTCAAACACATCCAGGCTCCGTCTTCGCTGCCAGACATCAAAGTCACCTCTGCATCTAGCCCCGAAGAACACAAGCACAAGAACATGGCTGCCGACAATCTGGAAGCCAACAGCTTACTGTCTGGAGGTCACATGAGCCTGTCAGCTGGTCTTGCAGATATGAGAGGTCAATACCTGTCCCTGAAGGTCAGCCACAGGGAGGTGGGCCACGCTGGGACCCACACAGCGGTCCAGATGGGCAAGCAGGCATACCATTCTGAACCAGCTAATCTAAATGG ATATGGAAAGAGAGGCACAATTCACAATGGTGAAAACTTTCAGACAGGTGTCTGCTCCATCATGTGA